From the Lathyrus oleraceus cultivar Zhongwan6 chromosome 3, CAAS_Psat_ZW6_1.0, whole genome shotgun sequence genome, the window AACCATTTTTCTTTTAACTTCTTAATCTCAACTATGTTAAAATCATTGATTGTTAACTTTGTATCATTTCATACATTGGATACATTCAAGGGAAAAcctcatatatatatatatatatatatatatatatatatatatatatatatatatatatatatatatatatatatatatatatatatatatatatatatatatatatatatatatatatatgtacattAGAATACAAAAGTTAATGTATATTGGAAAATCAATGAAGAAAACTATTTACTATAGTGTTTTACAAATAGTCAACGTCAATACCTTGATCTCACTTGACTCTTGCATTTTGTAATAGTACAATAACATTATCAAGATCCTTGTTACTGTTGTAGTAATTGTAGAGTTGTGATGTAAGAATACCCCAAATAGTACATTGAACCAAAGACTTACTGCAGTAAAAGAATTGAGCAAACATATAATAAGGTCAATATATAGACAAATTGTTTTCAATTGAGAATAATAAGGAAATACCTCATATCATTTATGGCAAAGACAACTTTGTACTTATGGTTCTTAACATTCATTTGGATCTGAATGATTTCAATAACTCCTCCAATAAGCAATGTCCATGCTAATGACATAAGCACTAAAACTATAATAATAATAGTCATGTTGAATTCCAAGGACATTGTTTTGACAAAACAAAATTAGATAAACATTTGGCTCATAGGTAAGGCATGCATGTCTTGTGACAGCAAATGCAGAATTTCAAAGTAACCATTATATTGGAGTTTATAGATGTTCTATATAAACCACACGTAGTATGTAGAGATGACacattttccttttttttaaCACATACATCAGTAGACTAACATATGTTTATATCAGATATTGGAGATATTGCAATAAATGACAATAAAGAAATGTAGTCATGAAAATTCCAATAGTATGTACAAATGACACATTTTCCTTTTTTAACACATACATCAGTAGACTAACATATGTTTATATCATATTTGGAGATATTGcaacaaataataataaagaaATGTAGTCATGAAAATTCTAGTATAACTTAATTTAGCTCAAAAATGATTCATTAAAGGACATAATGATGTTCATTGTAAAACACGAAAGATAGTTATAAAGTTACAAACCTAGAATTTTTTATCGTCGTTCATGGTAATAATAtaactaaataactaagaaaaactGATAAAGAATTTAGTAGGATAAGTGAgttatttttcctttttatcATCTTTTATTAACTTTGTGGATGATAATTGAACATTCTCCAGGCCTTCTATCATATCACTCAAAGACCGTTTTGATGGAGTCAGACCTGAATTCTCACCAGTAGGATCATAATCTGCAGATGCAAATATAAATTCTTGCATGAAAATTTATAAATAACATCCATTAGAGCATGTCACAATAACCCCCAATATGAACTTAATGTGTATTGGaaatgaaaatagaaaataaaGGGTAGAATTGTAAAGTAAATATGATAGATAGAGGAATAGTATTACAGAATAACTTGAAAGTTCATCCTGCAACGAAGGCTCAGAGATCTGAAGTTTCAATGTATGTtgcaaagagaagaaaaaataaaaatcgaCTATAAGGATTGGTTTGGTTTCACAATTTGATGATTTATATGTTTCACCTAAGGATTTGTTATAAGATTACCTCTTCTGACTTGAAATTATCCCTTATTTTCTTATGCAATTATTTGTTATCTCTGAATCCAACAAGATACAATCTCTCATACTCTGGTTTAAAAATAGCTCTAATTGACAACTCTTTCTTCAATATTGCATCAAGTGGATAAGGAAATTCAAGGGGATTATCTTCACCAGCCATAAATCATAAAAAACTTTACTAACAATTCATATATAATTAATATGTTTTGAACTAAGAGATGTAACTACCTCAATCAACTCCCTCTTCAGCTCAAGGGAAAATTTTCCCATCAATTTGACACAATCGTTGTCCCAAAAGACAAACCTTGCCCTGAATTTTCCATCCATACCCAGAACTTCAAGTTTGTATCTATAACAAATTTGGTTTATGAAATCAGTTTTCAAACATGGAATAACACTTCATACTATGAACAGTAATAATCAATGAGTTTAAAAATACACCTTGGGATGGGTTTATCAGTTTCATGATTCGTAAAACACTTCAACTTTTCATATTTAAGTGCAGCACTTCTAGTAAACTCACTACATCCATCATAATAACACTCAGATTGACCAACCTCAAAATTTTCTAATATGGCAACAATGGCATTGGTTGTCTCCTAGTATGATGTAATAGAACATATTGTGAAAAAATGAAACTAGTGGATAATGTATCGATGGGCAAACATACACTTATATTCTGAAGATTGTTGATTTCAGCAAGACTTAGAATTTCAGCTTTCCACAAAAACTTATCAATGCTGAATATTATAAGATTTGAGTCATGTCAAGTTGCAAGCTTGACGCAGATAATAAAGGAAACTTCCCTTGAAGGTTGACATTTAAAAAGATAAACACGAAGGTCAAACAAAAATcaatatttaatattaatataacATATAAGATAATAAATATATGAAAATGCAACCACTTTTCTTTTAACTTCTTAATCTCAACTATGTTAAAATCATTGATTGTTAACTTTGTATCATTTCATACGTTGGATACATTCAAGGGAAAACCTCATATGTATGTGTACATTAGAATACAAAAGTTAATGTATATTGGAAAATCAATGAAGAAAACTATTTACTGTAGTGTTTTACAAATAGTCAACATCAATACCTTGATCTCACTTGACTCTTGCATTTTGTAATAGTACAATAACATTATCAAGATCCTTGTTATTGTTGTAGTAATTGTAGAGTTGTGATGTAAGAATATCCCAACTAGTACATTGAACCAAAGACTTactaccccaaattatttagcatataatcagagtaaataagcacgcatataaacaaaagggtgtcacatcgacgttttcaaaacttaaaactttcgaaaaccaacaatacacctagtcatttaaaataacacatttcactcatcatgaatattcaagcaatatgcgttcgcagcggaaaataaagaatactcgtgtatttcataagatgatccatgtcccataccatgatcaagtaaaataaaacaattaatgacataaagcatatccaaataagatacgagttcaataccactaatctacccagtgttacatgaccagagcattgactcagTACCTAATTGCAAACTAAATACggaactctccagctattcttgagcgagctaccgtccacctactccagcaatactactttgtagtatctgcacgatacccatgtaaaggtaacattcaaacaaaaagggtgagaattccaaatcattttgaatatagcataataaggcataatgaattaaaacacaatttaagaattcatcacacttggtataatcacatcaataatattaatcaacaatcatctcacatatttcaaacgtacatcacactcacatcaatacatgcattcaatgatcacataactatagacgactcaatgcaagacaatgtgactctatgcatgtggtaccgcaatgtgaactcaaagtttcaccgctttccgattcaatatctagaatccaagccacgcttccgatccggacaagaccaaagccctacgtctgttttcaatgaaggatcaccgcttaaaactacgcctaatcccaattaaggattaacgtctgctacgtctgtttccaatgaaggatcaccgcttaatactacgcctgattctaatcaagaatcaacgtctgctcatgtgaacccacagtttcaccacttccacaaagaagtcaaccatgctatgatgaatgcacacataccaacacatatgcaattaagatctATATCATCTTAACATACCACATACCACCataactcacaattggtacatatacacattcatcaccaCACACATCATCTatgattacatatacacatccataaccagaaatcattcacaatccaataatggtatacatacacattcatacaatattttattttcaacatgataaaattcatggcatttataaatcacataatattttataacatggaacaataataataatcctttacgttatctttagtcatgttatttcacaatcaaacatatcaaccatgtttaacacccatcaaaataaaattcatagaatttgtaagacgcataatacactataatatgatatcataataatagcctttttcattatcttacCAATGCATTCGTCCGCATTCAAAACGGAGCTATAATACccaattaattcattaatctatcttaatcaagatttagattaatatttattcattgcataagtattcaacaacaacctctctagcctagtggtaaggcatgtacagttaacgcaagacagaacgcaatttttcataaatcgtaacagtgttaaccggttaaccgTTAACTTCTATTTCTTGGATTTCAACCTAAATCATgtttctacccattgacccaatcatactaacccataataataagaatttccccccttaccttgtcaatttgatgggatactaacccataataataagaatttccccccttaccttgtcaatttgatggaaaccttgacttCTCTCGCTTCTATTTCTTGGATTTCAACCTAAATCATgtttctacccattgacccaatcatactaacccataataataagaattccccccttaccttgtcaatttgatggaaactTTGACTTctctcgcttttcctctcctctttctctattgcttctagtgctcaagtgaattctaattctcacttccttcactcttactatttataatagtattctagttgggcttaaatcatctaatttaatcactggcccaataatacctaatatttaaatacctctatttaaatttaaataattaaccactcactatgcaaccaagttaattaataattcaattatgtctcataacagtgttaaccggttaacgccctaggttaaccggttaacgcaagacagaacgcaatttttcataaatcgtaacagtgttaaccggttaaccgttaaccggttaacgcaaaacagaaagttgttcctgccCTATTTCTTGGATTTCAACCTAAATCATgtttctacccattgacccaatcatactaacccataataataagaatttccccccttaccttgtcaatttgatgggatactaacccataataataagaatttccccccttaccttgtcaatttgatggaaaccttgacttCTCTCGCTTCTATTTCTTGGATTTCAACCTAAATCATgtttctacccattgacccaatcatactaacccataataataagaatttccccccttaccttgtcaatttgatggaaaccttgacttctctcgcttttcctctcctctttctctattgcttccagtgctcaagtgaattctaattctcacttccttcactcttactatttataatagtattctagttgggcttaaatcatctaatttaatcactggcccaataatacctaatatttaaatacctctatttaaatttaaataattaaccactcactatgcaaccaagttaattaataattcaattatgtctcataacagtgttaaccggttaacgccctgggttaaccggttaacgcaagacagaacgtaatttttcataaatcgtaacagtgttaaccggttaacgccctgggttaaccggttaacgcaaaacagaaagttgttcctgcgctaacaacgaaacagaatgcagatttctccgtatttttcatcgttggaggacttccggacctccgatttcgattccgtaaaaagctacacgttcagaaaattatgactcatccaaatatatattcattcacagttttagcataatttaatcatcacaattcaagagtatttatcaagacctaataattccaaaccatgtcaattaaggatttcaacctaaatcatgtttctacccattgacccaatcatactaacccataatgataagaatttccccccttaccttgtcaatttgatggaaaccttgactcctctcgcttttcctctcctctttctctattgcttccagtgctcaagtgaattctaattctcacttccttcactcttactatttataatagtattctagttgggcttaaatcattTAATTTAATCACTGGCCCAATAAtatctaatatttaaatacctctatttaaatttaaataattaaccactcactatgcaaccaagttaattaataattcaattatgtctcatatcaactaaataattaattatcacactaatccattattatactacctcacaaccgcttaattacttaacactccaaataattaaatataatataataaaataatataataatcactgacccaataatacctaatatttaaatgcctctatttaaatttaaataattaaccactcactatgcaaccaagttaattaataattcaattatgtctcataacagtgttaaccggttaacgccctgggttaaccggttaacgcaagacagaacgcaatttttcataaatcgtaacagtgttaaccggttaacgccctgggttaaccggttaacgtaaaacagaaagttgttcctgcgttaacaacgaaacagaatgcagatttctccgcatttttcatcgttggaggacttccggacctccgatttcgattccgtaaaaagctacacgttcagaaaattatgactcatccaaatatatattcattcacaattttagcataatttaatcatcacgATTCAAGAGTATTTttcaagacctaataattccaaaccatgccaattaaggatttcaacctaaatcatgtttctacccattgacccaatcatactaacccataatgataagaatttccccccttaccttgtcaatttgatggaaaccttgactcctctcgcttttcctctcctctttctctattgcttccagtgctcaagtgaattctaattctcacttccttcactcttactatttataatagtattctagttgggcttaaatcatctaatttaatcactggcccaataatacctaatatttaaatacctctatttaaatttaaataattaaccactcactatgcaaccaagttaattaataaTTCAATTGTgtctcatatcaactaaataattaattatcacactaatccattattatactacctcacaaccgcttaattacttaacactccaaataattaaatataatataataattaattcctaaaaattgggttgttacaactctcccccacttaaaagattttcgtcctcgaaaattcctcaaacgaacaactccggatacgattccctcatcttatcctcgagttcccaacctgccaatggaaaataaaacaagcaccgacagtgttctcacacatatgtcacatactagggaacaaacataactaaacaacctggccggacggactAACCTGCTACTAATGTAACACATTAgtgactattgaccaactggtcgaccatgctctgataccactaatgtaacacccctttttctaccccaaattatttagcatataatcagagtaaataagcacgcatataaacaaaagggtgtcacatcgacgttttcaaaactTAATTCGTGTTCTTTGGCAATAAATATTTGTCATCGTTTGTCGAATTGACAGTAATTCGTGTGCTTCCAGCATACATTCTCCCGATTGTCCATCATAAGCAGAACTAGCTGGTTATTGGATTCTTTCCTGATCTGGGTCTGATCGACCCggtatatattttttttttatttcttcaATGAAAGgtcaaaaaaatgaaaaattgaaaGTAGAGTCGTATGCTATATAACAAATCGCTTGCCTGTACGGCTTTAAATTGAAGTTCTTTTGGATGCAGTAAAAGAATTGAGCAAACATACAATAAGGTCAATATATAGACAAAACTGTTTTCGATTGAGAATAATAAGGAAATACCTCATATCAGTTATAGCAAAGACAACTTTGTACTTATGGTTCTCAGCATTCATTTGGATATGAATGATTTCAGTAACTCCTCCAATAATacctaaaaaaataaaattactAACGTAAGAAAGCTAAAATAATTACATATCAAAACAACAAAGTTATATTAAATTACCAACTAAAAAATCAGATTGAAACCTCCCCGCAATAATGGATGTCAAACTAATTAATTTCAAAAATTTTAGCGAATTGTCGGGAAAGTCTATAACTTTTGCAAAAGTTGTACCATAAAATAGCAACTTAAAACTATAAGTGGTTTCTTTGAAGGAAAAATCATTATTGGAAACCTTGAAATTATGCATGATGTAGGTATTTCCAACTATAAATGTAGGCTTGTGCTTCAAAATCAAATGTGATTGTATAATTACTTGGGTCATGTCGCActaaaaaatcaaatataaataACACTCGTGAGATACAAACACGGTTTTCAGTTAATAATCAACTACATATATGTTGTTTGTAAAGTGAGATATCATCATACCTTTGCATCAACTAAAACCATTTTCAAATGCTCTTTGTTAGAGACACTTTTGACAAACCACAAATCTCTAATCCTAACAGCAATCTTCCACAAATCTTTGAAGTCATTGGTATCCCTAACATCTTCAATTGGACGTGCCATTTGCTTGATATAATAACCTGAAACAACAATAAAGATTGAACAACATTCAACAAAATTCAGTGAATTTTCCAAATAGTAAAGTACTTATGAAATTCTTAATGTGGTTTATGAACATAGATTTTTCAACAACAATGAAGGAAGGCATACTTCCATtgaaaaaaattcaaatatgCATCATGTTTTCCAAACAATAATATGAACTCATATGATGTGATCTTCTAGATACCAACAGTTATATGAGCTATATAAAATATTTTCATTGAAGTTTATAAACATGGAAAAACTTTCAAGCACATATCACATTTTGCAAACCCAAAAGTTTATGAACATCAATGGCAGCTTCGAACTTTTTTGTATCCAAAAACAAAGATTCAACAACATTCAACAAATAGAACGTATATTTCACAATATAAATCTATATGAAATTCAGCCTTGAGCAAGTCAAAAAGGAAGGCAAACATAATCGTGTAATCCAAACAGTAAAATGTTTATGAACAACCATTGCAACTTTGAACATGGGTTTTCTAAAAACAAAGATTAAACGACATTCAACATAATGAAAACGCAAACATTGAACAACAACAAAGAGTAAAAATCAAAGATTGAACATAAATTGCGATCGGTTGAACAGAGATATAAAAAAACCGATGGAACAGTGAATAAAAATCATCTTGTTGGCGCTCTCCAACGACGGTGGAGAATTTTTTCCTGTGTTTTATAGAAATAGAGGGAAACTGCAACGGCGCTGACTCGGGTATGAAGGTGGCGAAATGGAGAATGGGAGTTTCAAATCTTTGGaaccaattttttttaatatttcaACGATCAATGTGTGTCATTCAAAGCTAAAAACATGTTATTTGAGTACTTTATGCATGGAGCAGATTGAGAATTAAATATGATATTGAAAGTTTGGAATGAAGTTTTTTAGTTTTACATAGAAATTGAAAAATTAAGTTAAATGTGTTTAGATAAAAATAAACATATaattaaagaaaaataaatttggATTAAGAATGGTTTAGTGGCCATTTCCAAAGAATATTGATAGATAGTAGAGGTAAAATTGCAAATTTcattttctcttttaattttatattttaaatgTTCTTTGTTTATATATTTAAGAACATGTTTCCTTTTTCTTGGCCACGGAAAGAGTATCTTTTCATTTGGCAAGTCAAACTCGAGGTTATTACTATTTGATGGGTTGGGAAGCATGAAAAACTATTTATCCAATAGTTTTGGGGTCTGTTGTTGTGATTTTCCTGTTGCTATTGAATTGCAAGAGTAATAATAATGTAAATTATCACATAGCAATGCTTTCACCAAGCTTCATTGCTTAGATGAAACTCTTCAATCACACTGAATATGGCTGTGACATTGCATCCCCTTCGAATGTTCCTTCAAAATTCACTAATCAATACAAAAAGTACACAACTTTCATGCAGATTCACCTCTTCCCTCGCTTTTGTTCCAAACCCATATGTGATATTGCGTGATTACAAGTTTTCAGGGAAGTATAGCGGTAGAAACACAAAAATCCTGCATGCCCATTTTCTAAAAACTCATTTTTTACAATCTGGTATCTTCTTCATGAACTCTTTGATTGATTTATACTGTAAGTCTGCTGACATGGTCGCTGCTCACAAGCTGTTTGATACAATTCCTCTTCCAAATGTTGTTTCTTGGAATGTCGTGATATCTGGTTACAATCGTAGTTCCATGTTTGTGAAGTCGTTGGAGATGTTTTGttggatgcatttgtttgattttgagCCTGATGAGTTTAGTTTTGGGAGTGTTCTTTCTGCCTGTGTTGCTTTGCAGGCTCCACTATTTGGTATGCAAGTTTTTTCACTTCTTATGAAAAAGGGTTTTCTCTCAAGTGGTTATGTTCAGACTCAAATGGTGGACATGTTTTGCGAGAATTCCGACTTTAAGGAGGCTTTGAGGTTTTTTAATGATGTTTCATGTGATAATGTGGCGAGTTGGAATGCTATTATTTCTTTGGCAGTTAAAAATGGAGAAAACCAGGTTGCTTTGAGTCTGTTTCGTGAAATGTGTTGTGCATCTTTAATGCCAAACAGTTATACATTTCCAAGCATCTTAATAGCATGTTGTGCGCTTAAAGAGATGCAGATAGGGAAAGGAGTTCATGGATTGGCGATCAAATGTGGTGCGATGGATGTCTTTGTGGAGACTGCTATCGTTGACTTGTACGCCAAATTTGGATGTATGAGCGAAGCTTATAGACAATTCTCTCAGATGCAAGTCCAAAATGTGGTGTCTTGGACTGCTTTAATTTCTGGGTTTGTGCAAGAGGATGACACTGCTTTTGCACTACAGCTTTTCAAAGATATGAGGAAAATCGGTCAGGAGGTAAATACCTATACCATTACTAGCTTACTTTCTGCATGTGCTAAACCTGAGATGATCGAGGAGGCAGGAGAACTTCATTCCTTGGTAATAAAATTAGGGTTTGTTTTGGATGATAAGGTTGCAGCTACTTTAGTCAACATGTATGCAAAAATAGGAGAAGTTGGATTATCCGAATTAGCCTTCAGCGAGACGAAAAATACGAAGGATCCAAGTGTATGGGCGTCAATGTTGTCTTCTTTTGCTCAGAACCAAAATTATGGAAGGGCAATTGAGTTATTCACTGTAATGTTCAGAGAAGGAGTGAAACCTGATGAGTATTGTATTTGTAGTTTGTTAAGTATTATGAGCTGCTTAAATCTAGGGTCTCAGGTGCATGGTTATATTTTAAAGTCTGGGTTAGTTACCGATGCTTCTGTAGGTTGTTCGCTTTTTACAATGTACTCAAAATGTGGTTGTTTAGTAGAATCCTATAGAGTTTTTCAACAGGTACATGTGAAAGATAATGTTTCGTGGGCGTCCATGATTTCTGGTTTTGCAGAGCATGGATATCCTGATCAAGCTCTTCGACTATTTAAAGAAATGCTATATCAAGAAATTGTGCCTG encodes:
- the LOC127131354 gene encoding uncharacterized protein LOC127131354, which translates into the protein MPSFIVVEKSMFINHIKNFISYYIKQMARPIEDVRDTNDFKDLWKIAVRIRDLWFVKSVSNKEHLKMVLVDAKCDMTQVIIQSHLILKHKPTFIVGNTYIMHNFKVSNNDFSFKETTYSFKLLFYGTTFAKVIDFPDNSLKFLKLISLTSIIAGRFQSDFLVGIIGGVTEIIHIQMNAENHKYKVVFAITDMSWDILTSQLYNYYNNNKDLDNVIVLLQNARVNIDKFLWKAEILSLAEINNLQNISETTNAIVAILENFEVGQSECYYDGCSEFTRSAALKYEKLKCFTNHETDKPIPRYKLEVLGMDGKFRARFVFWDNDCVKLMGKFSLELKRELIEISEPSLQDELSNYDPTGENSAWTLLIGGVIEIIQIQMNVKNHKYKVVFAINDMSKSLVQCTIWGILTSQLYNYYNSNKDLDNVIVLLQNARVK
- the LOC127127815 gene encoding pentatricopeptide repeat-containing protein At1g74600, chloroplastic produces the protein MAVTLHPLRMFLQNSLINTKSTQLSCRFTSSLAFVPNPYVILRDYKFSGKYSGRNTKILHAHFLKTHFLQSGIFFMNSLIDLYCKSADMVAAHKLFDTIPLPNVVSWNVVISGYNRSSMFVKSLEMFCWMHLFDFEPDEFSFGSVLSACVALQAPLFGMQVFSLLMKKGFLSSGYVQTQMVDMFCENSDFKEALRFFNDVSCDNVASWNAIISLAVKNGENQVALSLFREMCCASLMPNSYTFPSILIACCALKEMQIGKGVHGLAIKCGAMDVFVETAIVDLYAKFGCMSEAYRQFSQMQVQNVVSWTALISGFVQEDDTAFALQLFKDMRKIGQEVNTYTITSLLSACAKPEMIEEAGELHSLVIKLGFVLDDKVAATLVNMYAKIGEVGLSELAFSETKNTKDPSVWASMLSSFAQNQNYGRAIELFTVMFREGVKPDEYCICSLLSIMSCLNLGSQVHGYILKSGLVTDASVGCSLFTMYSKCGCLVESYRVFQQVHVKDNVSWASMISGFAEHGYPDQALRLFKEMLYQEIVPDHITLISILTACADLRFLRTGREIHGYAFSLGLGENTVVGGALVNMYSKCGSLSLARKMFDMLPSKDAFACSSLISGYAQKGLIEDLFLLFHDMLQNDVPVDAYTVSSILGAASLLCQSEIGTQLHACIEKLGLQANVSVGSSLVTMYSKCGSIEDCRKSFDDVEKPDLIGWTSIIVSYAQHGKGADALAAYELMKREGVQPDAVTFVGILSACSHSGLVEEALFYLNSMFDDYNIAPSHRHYACIVDLLGRSGRLREAESFINNMPVEADALIWGTLLAACKVHGDFELGKLAAKKVIELEPSDVGAYVSFSNICADGGQWEEVTKIRNSFNKTGMKKEAGWSLV